The following proteins are co-located in the Ailuropoda melanoleuca isolate Jingjing chromosome 13, ASM200744v2, whole genome shotgun sequence genome:
- the BMP2 gene encoding bone morphogenetic protein 2 isoform X1: MQASAGQCVWVCLGNGEVSDQAVVSPGSLHRLSARVSQKKRSTMVAGTRCLLALLLPQVLLGGAAGLIPELGRRKFAASTGRSSSQPSEEVLSEFELRLLSMFGLKRRPTPSRDAVVPPYMLDLYRRHSGQPGAPAPDHRLERAASLANTVRSFHHEESLEELPEVSGKTTRRFFFNLTSIPTDEFITSAELQVFREQMQETLENNSSFHHRINIYEILKPEAANLKFPVTRLLDTRLVNQNASRWESFDVTPAVMRWTAQGLANHGFVVEVTHLEENQGVSKRHVRISRSLHQDEHSWSQIRPLLVTFGHDGKGHPLHKREKRQAKHKQRKRLKSSCKRHPLYVDFSDVGWNDWIVAPPGYHAFYCHGECPFPLADHLNSTNHAIVQTLVNSVNSKIPKACCVPTELSAISMLYLDENEKVVLKNYQDMVVEGCGCR; this comes from the exons ATGCAAGCGAGCGCTGGGCAATGTGTTTGGGTTTGTTTAGGGAACGGAGAGGTGTCAGACCAAGCGGTGGTTTCCCCAGGTTCCCTGCACAGGCTGTCAGCGCGAGTGTCACAGAAAAAAAG GTCGACCATGGTGGCCGGGACCCGCTGTCTTCTAGCGTTGCTGCTTCCCCAGGTCCTCCTGGGCGGCGCGGCCGGTCTCATTCCCGAGCTGGGCCGGAGGAAGTTCGCGGCATCCACGGGCCGCTCCTCGTCCCAGCCCTCGGAAGAAGTCCTGAGCGAGTTCGAGTTGCGGCTGCTCAGCATGTTCGGCCTGAAGCGGAGACCCACCCCCAGCAGGGACGCAGTGGTGCCCCCCTACATGCTGGACCTGTACCGCCGGCACTCGGGCCAGCCGGGCGCACCCGCCCCGGACCACCGGCTGGAGAGGGCAGCCAGCCTCGCCAACACCGTGCGCAGCTTCCACCACGAAG AATCTTTGGAAGAACTGCCAGAAGTGAGTGGAAAAACAACCCGGAGATTCTTCTTTAATTTAACTTCTATCCCCACCGACGAGTTTATCACCTCAGCAGAACTTCAGGTTTTTCGGGAACAGATGCAggaaactttggaaaacaatagCAGTTTCCATCACcgaattaatatttatgaaattctaAAACCTGAAGCAGCCAACTTGAAGTTCCCTGTGACCAGACTTTTGGACACCAGGTTGGTGAATCAGAATGCAAGCAGGTGGGAGAGCTTTGACGTCACCCCTGCTGTGATGAGGTGGACGGCACAGGGGCTCGCCAACCACGGATTTGTGGTGGAAGTGACCCACTTGGAGGAGAACCAAGGTGTCTCCAAGAGACACGTCCGGATTAGCAGGTCTTTGCACCAAGATGAGCACAGCTGGTCACAGATCAGGCCACTGCTAGTAACGTTTGGCCACGATGGGAAAGGACACCCCctccacaaaagagaaaaacgCCAAGCAAAACACAAACAGCGCAAACGCCTTAAGTCTAGCTGTAAGAGACACCCTTTGTATGTAGACTTCAGTGACGTGGGGTGGAATGACTGGATTGTAGCCCCCCCGGGGTACCACGCCTTTTATTGCCATGGGGAATGCCCTTTTCCCCTGGCAGATCACCTGAACTCCACTAATCACGCCATTGTTCAGACGTTGGTCAACTCCGTTAATTCTAAGATTCCCAAGGCGTGCTGTGTACCAACGGAACTCAGTGCTATCTCCATGCTGTACCTTGATGAAAACGAAAAGGTCGTATTAAAGAACTATCAGGACATGGTTGTGGAGGGTTGTGGATGTCGTTAg
- the BMP2 gene encoding bone morphogenetic protein 2 isoform X2 yields MVAGTRCLLALLLPQVLLGGAAGLIPELGRRKFAASTGRSSSQPSEEVLSEFELRLLSMFGLKRRPTPSRDAVVPPYMLDLYRRHSGQPGAPAPDHRLERAASLANTVRSFHHEESLEELPEVSGKTTRRFFFNLTSIPTDEFITSAELQVFREQMQETLENNSSFHHRINIYEILKPEAANLKFPVTRLLDTRLVNQNASRWESFDVTPAVMRWTAQGLANHGFVVEVTHLEENQGVSKRHVRISRSLHQDEHSWSQIRPLLVTFGHDGKGHPLHKREKRQAKHKQRKRLKSSCKRHPLYVDFSDVGWNDWIVAPPGYHAFYCHGECPFPLADHLNSTNHAIVQTLVNSVNSKIPKACCVPTELSAISMLYLDENEKVVLKNYQDMVVEGCGCR; encoded by the exons ATGGTGGCCGGGACCCGCTGTCTTCTAGCGTTGCTGCTTCCCCAGGTCCTCCTGGGCGGCGCGGCCGGTCTCATTCCCGAGCTGGGCCGGAGGAAGTTCGCGGCATCCACGGGCCGCTCCTCGTCCCAGCCCTCGGAAGAAGTCCTGAGCGAGTTCGAGTTGCGGCTGCTCAGCATGTTCGGCCTGAAGCGGAGACCCACCCCCAGCAGGGACGCAGTGGTGCCCCCCTACATGCTGGACCTGTACCGCCGGCACTCGGGCCAGCCGGGCGCACCCGCCCCGGACCACCGGCTGGAGAGGGCAGCCAGCCTCGCCAACACCGTGCGCAGCTTCCACCACGAAG AATCTTTGGAAGAACTGCCAGAAGTGAGTGGAAAAACAACCCGGAGATTCTTCTTTAATTTAACTTCTATCCCCACCGACGAGTTTATCACCTCAGCAGAACTTCAGGTTTTTCGGGAACAGATGCAggaaactttggaaaacaatagCAGTTTCCATCACcgaattaatatttatgaaattctaAAACCTGAAGCAGCCAACTTGAAGTTCCCTGTGACCAGACTTTTGGACACCAGGTTGGTGAATCAGAATGCAAGCAGGTGGGAGAGCTTTGACGTCACCCCTGCTGTGATGAGGTGGACGGCACAGGGGCTCGCCAACCACGGATTTGTGGTGGAAGTGACCCACTTGGAGGAGAACCAAGGTGTCTCCAAGAGACACGTCCGGATTAGCAGGTCTTTGCACCAAGATGAGCACAGCTGGTCACAGATCAGGCCACTGCTAGTAACGTTTGGCCACGATGGGAAAGGACACCCCctccacaaaagagaaaaacgCCAAGCAAAACACAAACAGCGCAAACGCCTTAAGTCTAGCTGTAAGAGACACCCTTTGTATGTAGACTTCAGTGACGTGGGGTGGAATGACTGGATTGTAGCCCCCCCGGGGTACCACGCCTTTTATTGCCATGGGGAATGCCCTTTTCCCCTGGCAGATCACCTGAACTCCACTAATCACGCCATTGTTCAGACGTTGGTCAACTCCGTTAATTCTAAGATTCCCAAGGCGTGCTGTGTACCAACGGAACTCAGTGCTATCTCCATGCTGTACCTTGATGAAAACGAAAAGGTCGTATTAAAGAACTATCAGGACATGGTTGTGGAGGGTTGTGGATGTCGTTAg